The stretch of DNA TGAATTCATGTGTATTGGTACATAGGCGTACTAATGTAAAATTTGTTTAGTGGTGAAAAGTCGTATTAGAAGAGCTTATTGTTCAACTAATGCGACTTTCTTTATTCATAGGGAGTAGACAAAAAATCATAGGCTGCATCAATCAATTCATTGCTTGTTTGATGTTCTGTATCGGGGATTACAGTTAAGGTGATTTTGGAATCAATCCCATTTTGAAGGGCATAGCGATTCATTGCATTCACCCATTTTTGAGCCCTCAAAAAGCGGCTGTTGCCTTGCATGGTGTTGATGTTGATGTCTTTATATTCCGTGCGAAAGGCTCCTTGTTGGGTATCGTGTTCTCCAATTAAAACCTGAATGTTAGTTTTTGCCAATAAATGGAGATCAATGTAATCAACAGCAGTAAACTTTTTTAAATTGGTTCCTAGAGGGTAATTGATAGTCGGATCGGGCCACATATACCAACCAGAGCCACTAACGACGGCTTTATGGATTCGAAGTGGGTGAAATGCGCAAAACCTATGAACAAATTGCCCTCCTCCTGAAAAACCAAAAAGACTGAGTTGGTTGGTGTCGAGATGGTGAAATGTCCCTTTGAGCACCTGAACCAAATCTAATAACCTTAAATCTGCTCTAGTGCCATCAAGATTAAGCCTTTGGTAGTCATTGTCAAATGTTTTTTCACTAAAATGGGGAGCAATTAAAAGCGTATTGTAATCATTGGCATAGTCAATAAAGCGCTTCATGTTCTTA from Aureispira anguillae encodes:
- a CDS encoding alpha/beta fold hydrolase; the encoded protein is MALAKKLLLVVLLAASLYFVFAPKKNNPLSSPSTTNVPSNTKEDHRRAPPPPKKVKKGIQKKRYKDGQVYYIYVPPKLAKNPDLNTQVLAIIHGYTGQTNGKKGQSIALKNMKRFIDYANDYNTLLIAPHFSEKTFDNDYQRLNLDGTRADLRLLDLVQVLKGTFHHLDTNQLSLFGFSGGGQFVHRFCAFHPLRIHKAVVSGSGWYMWPDPTINYPLGTNLKKFTAVDYIDLHLLAKTNIQVLIGEHDTQQGAFRTEYKDININTMQGNSRFLRAQKWVNAMNRYALQNGIDSKITLTVIPDTEHQTSNELIDAAYDFLSTPYE